In one Oligoflexia bacterium genomic region, the following are encoded:
- a CDS encoding alpha/beta hydrolase, which yields MEIVKAQLKDGLHLTFKRHGSGTKIYLLLHGIPGSAHSWDRVATKLSGESSTVLVPDLLGFGLSARPSDISGLWLEAQAQALSEGLEQLGVDRFHLVGHDYGGPISVTLYKMIPGKVKSLTLLATNTFTDTPIPPPLVLIKAPIIGKLWGKAIFSKLSLRMMLKQGVGNKATSLDSDSALGDELQTRAIATIFDSALRELKYRYKAVEDSLPNIKIPTTVIWGTKDPFFSVNQGKRTASAIPGAKFIALDGAGHFLPEERPDEITFELKKLMLG from the coding sequence ATGGAGATTGTAAAAGCACAACTTAAAGACGGTTTACATTTGACCTTTAAGCGGCATGGGTCCGGCACTAAAATCTATCTTCTCTTGCACGGCATTCCGGGCTCAGCCCACTCCTGGGATAGGGTAGCTACCAAACTTTCAGGCGAAAGCTCCACAGTCCTTGTGCCTGACTTACTGGGGTTTGGGCTAAGCGCAAGACCATCAGATATTTCAGGTTTGTGGCTTGAGGCTCAGGCCCAAGCTTTATCAGAAGGATTAGAACAGTTGGGTGTCGACAGATTTCACCTTGTGGGACACGACTATGGCGGACCCATTTCCGTAACACTCTACAAAATGATACCTGGCAAAGTGAAAAGTCTAACCCTTTTAGCAACAAATACTTTCACAGATACCCCAATCCCGCCCCCCTTGGTTTTAATTAAAGCTCCAATCATCGGCAAACTTTGGGGTAAAGCCATTTTTTCAAAGCTCAGTCTTCGCATGATGCTCAAGCAGGGAGTTGGCAACAAAGCCACATCCCTAGATTCAGATTCTGCCCTTGGCGATGAACTGCAAACTCGAGCTATCGCTACAATTTTCGACTCTGCACTAAGAGAATTGAAGTACAGGTATAAAGCTGTGGAGGATTCACTTCCAAATATAAAAATCCCAACGACCGTTATCTGGGGAACAAAAGATCCATTTTTTAGTGTCAACCAGGGAAAGCGTACGGCCAGTGCCATACCTGGAGCCAAATTCATTGCTCTGGATGGAGCAGGTCACTTTTTACCTGAAGAACGGCCCGATGAGATTACCTTCGAATTAAAAAAATTAATGTTGGGTTAG
- a CDS encoding helix-turn-helix domain-containing protein has product MKNHKQMCGLAVAIDYLGDRWTLLIVRELLITPRSFSELQGCLPGCSPNLLVSRLKEMTRNGLVDQRSEDSKKRGLYQLTELGHTLREPVESLVRWGGNLIPIQKSLRDKRPHWLEVAIPALLRPKLKIGSRYKIQFLVDEYEFAIFANDLELDIIRGKAENPEISLKMPYEKLLGLVSGYIPAKALASDEVSSKKYPTKMTAVQRLQEVLA; this is encoded by the coding sequence ATGAAAAATCATAAGCAAATGTGTGGGCTTGCGGTGGCCATTGACTATCTGGGTGACCGTTGGACACTTCTTATTGTTAGAGAGCTACTTATTACACCTCGAAGTTTTTCGGAACTCCAGGGCTGTTTGCCTGGCTGCTCGCCTAACTTACTTGTCAGTCGTCTTAAAGAGATGACTAGAAATGGTTTGGTAGATCAGAGGAGTGAGGATTCGAAAAAACGCGGGCTTTATCAACTAACCGAATTAGGACACACTTTGCGAGAGCCCGTCGAATCACTTGTGCGTTGGGGTGGAAACCTGATTCCAATTCAGAAGAGCCTTCGTGATAAAAGACCGCACTGGCTAGAAGTCGCCATTCCTGCGCTCCTCCGGCCAAAGCTAAAAATTGGATCTCGATATAAAATTCAGTTTTTGGTGGATGAGTATGAGTTTGCTATTTTCGCAAATGATTTGGAGCTTGATATTATTAGAGGCAAGGCTGAGAACCCAGAAATCAGTCTTAAAATGCCTTATGAAAAGTTATTGGGCTTAGTCTCCGGATATATCCCGGCTAAAGCGTTGGCCAGCGATGAGGTCAGCTCAAAAAAATATCCAACAAAAATGACGGCAGTGCAGCGGCTGCAAGAGGTTTTGGCATGA
- a CDS encoding nucleotidyltransferase domain-containing protein, giving the protein MNQLEKLFSSKVRAEICGLLFDEPKELHMREIERKTGLAIGTIQQDLKVLSSLDLVASRRDGNRLYYSANREHPLYPDIHNLVVKTVGMIGTLKKALSYKSITCAFIFGSVARQEEKAKSDIDLFVVGDLGLRKLSEILSKTKTVLDREINPHVMTEEEFAQKRKAKDHFVTQILKGEKIFIKGSDDELKTMG; this is encoded by the coding sequence ATGAATCAATTGGAAAAACTCTTTTCGTCAAAAGTTAGAGCTGAAATCTGTGGTCTCCTGTTCGATGAGCCTAAGGAACTTCATATGCGTGAAATTGAGAGAAAAACAGGGTTGGCTATAGGCACTATTCAGCAAGACCTGAAAGTTCTTTCCAGTCTTGACCTTGTCGCTTCTCGCCGAGACGGAAACAGACTTTATTATTCAGCCAATCGTGAACATCCTTTGTATCCCGATATTCACAACTTGGTAGTAAAGACAGTTGGAATGATCGGGACTCTAAAAAAAGCTCTCTCTTACAAATCAATTACATGCGCTTTTATCTTTGGTTCCGTTGCTCGCCAAGAGGAAAAAGCAAAGAGTGATATTGATTTATTTGTGGTTGGTGATCTTGGGCTTCGTAAGCTTTCTGAAATTTTATCAAAGACTAAAACGGTCCTTGATCGAGAGATTAATCCTCATGTCATGACAGAAGAAGAGTTTGCACAAAAAAGGAAGGCAAAAGATCATTTTGTGACTCAAATTTTAAAAGGTGAAAAAATATTTATAAAAGGAAGCGATGATGAGCTTAAAACAATGGGCTGA
- a CDS encoding helix-turn-helix domain-containing protein, whose protein sequence is MKKTKLDQELIKGMMEVMAHQEGKITLRTTKMEMPEPPPELSGAAISKIRLKKLHMSQGAFAKLLGVSVRVIQSWEQDEKKPSSAARRLLQVAEKNPDALLSAATPHRKKAV, encoded by the coding sequence ATGAAGAAAACTAAATTAGACCAAGAACTTATAAAAGGAATGATGGAAGTAATGGCCCACCAAGAGGGTAAAATCACTTTGCGCACGACAAAGATGGAAATGCCTGAGCCACCTCCTGAATTATCGGGTGCTGCCATTTCAAAGATCAGGCTTAAAAAACTTCATATGAGCCAAGGGGCATTTGCAAAACTTTTGGGTGTGAGTGTTAGGGTTATTCAATCCTGGGAACAAGATGAAAAGAAACCCTCGAGTGCTGCAAGACGGTTGCTACAAGTGGCAGAAAAAAATCCAGATGCACTTTTATCTGCGGCTACCCCGCATAGAAAAAAAGCAGTCTAG